The genomic interval TTAAATTTAGAAGGTATAAATcatatttattctttaaattgAAAGTCAAATCTCTCCTTTAAGAAATATCTCACAAAGAGTGTAGACTATTAGCTATTTCACTATAAGCTTTAAAATGTTGAACATTAAGTTATAAAAGTAACTATATAGCATAGTATAAATATAGGAGATGAGATTACTCCTTTAACTGTGTATGTATAAAAACTGCTATGgtgtaatttttcctttttactccTTATTAAAGGTGTCCAGGCATTTTCATCAGTTGACTTCTACTATgaacttcttttaaaactgaactAAAACTTAATAAAGACCCTTCAGTTCCAAAGCAGAATTAATCTTGTACAATTTTTTCCTCCACAATTTACATTTTAAGGACATAAAGATCTTACAATTAAATGAGTTGTAGAAACGCAGAGTGTTGTAACTTGTAAATCTCCCTTAtgctctttttcccttcttgttttgtttttgttttttgctttttgtcccAGGTATGCATTCCTCAGCAGCCACGGAACTGTTTGTTACTGGAGCTTTGCCAACATCTGGAACATTTCCACCAACATCTGCTTTATCAGCATATCAGCATCCCAACACCTTCAGCAGTAGAAACTTTGCTACTACCCCTTCTCTTAGTCTTCAAGATAATACTTTCAGTGCTACATCAAATGGTCTCTTAACTACCCATGACCCTTTACTACAGATTAAAACATCACAAGGCACCGTTCCAACTGCCTTGACATTTGAGCGCCTAGGCAGTTCTGTTTTAAGTACCAGTGTACCACCTCAATCATCAACATATCGTTCTGCTCAAGAATCTGCACCCCATCTTTTGCAACCTCAATTTAGTTTGTTGCCCTCAACCCTAGGAGGAGCTCAGCAGGTTTCTCAGGCATACAGCACATCTGTCTTTACTGGTTCCACTGCTTCTATTGATAGAGCACTTCAGCGAGAATGTAGTGTTATTAAACACCATCAGCGGCCTTCAAGTACTCAGTCTGTTCAGGCTCAAATGACTGTTTCACAGCATTCCTTACACAGCTATTTAACAAGTACAAGTGGAGTTAATTTTCAGGATACATCTAGGCACTCGACATTATCCTGTAGTCCAGTTGGAGATGTTACTCAGGTGAGCAATGGAGGACCACAGCAGAAGACTTCTCAAGTCACAGTGGAACTTGCTCAGTCGTACACATCTGCAATTCCATCTCCTGGTTTTCCATCTTCTACAGCAAAAGTGAAAAACTGTTCCACAAAGCAGCCTCCAAGGTCAACGAAAACCCCCAAGCCCCAAAATGTAGCTCCCACTGTGCAGACACAAAGCTATGCCAAAACTGCACAAAACCAGAGTTCTGTCATTACGGGCCAAGCACAGATTTATTCTACAGCACAGCTCCCGAGCCTCTTGTCAGTCAGCCAGTCCCAAAACTATGTTTCATCCCAGGCTCAAAATGTGCCACCTGTCAGTCACTCACAGGATTTCTCATCCACCAAGGTTGAGAAGCTACCCTCACTGTATAAAACATTGACTTTTTCTGGGCAATCACAAACTGTTACTTCTGATAGTCAAACTCTAAGTTACTCCTCAGAGGAACAGGTATTGACTTCAGTTCCAAGTGAGAACTACTCTGGGCAGACAAGAGAACTTGCTTCAGTCAGCCAGTCTCAGAGCTATTCTTCTAGTCACTCTCAGGGTTTATCTCCAGTTAGCCAATCCCAAGTTAGTTTTTCATCTCAATCACAAGTTCTCTCAGCTGTTAGTCCTTCAGAAAGCTATTCTTCAGGGCAGTCTTTAACATTAACATcgccttctctttccttcaatGCCTCTCCTCAGATACAAAATCTTCCAGCCTCCAGTCCTAATCAGAGCTACATTTCTTTACATTCTTCTCAGAACTCTCAGTCACAAGACTCCTCCTCTCCACAGTCTCAGAAGTTTTTGCCATCTGTCCAGTCTGCTCCTTTTGCATCCCCAGCTCATGCACAGACACTGCAGAACAACAGACCTTCCTCAGAAACAAAGTCATATGTTAAAAGGAAGTCTGACTCTAATTTGTATGCCTCATCAAAACAAGAGGAGGAATTATCAATGCAGAATATGCAGGCATTGCAACAGCAAGCTACTCTTGAATCTTCCACTCAAAGGCTAACTGATGAGGAAATCAATGTTCAGGATGCATCCTATAGGGTCTCAAAAGCAGATGACAGATACTCTCAAAGTGTAATCAGAAGTAACTCTCGCCTTGAAGATCAAGTTGTTGGACTGACTCTtcaaggaacaaaaaaagatgaaagaatggTTAATTCTGTGGAACAGCTTTCCCGACATATTGGCCATATCACTAACCTAAGCCATGATATAGAAAAGACAGCTGATTTAATGCAGACAACACAAGTAACTGTGAGTGCTAAAGAACTAAACCAGCAACATTCCCTTATGCATAAGGTACATGAAAGTAAAGCTCAAGAACAGCAAGGCCAAGTCATTAGTACACCACCACAGGTTCAGCCTCATGCTTTAAGACATGGTCATCAGCTGTGTTTGCCCAGTGCACAGGTACTTCTGGAATCAGCTTGTGACTTGCAGATTCTTCATCAGTCAATACTGCAGTCAGGTTTAGGACAAGTGAAGGTATCACCACAAGTGCAAAGAATACAGAGTCCTCAGCAGGTGACACATCCATTCCTTCAGATGGATGGTCATGTTATTCAAAGTAATGGGGGACATTCTCAGCAACAGCTTCATACACAGAATTCAGAAGTAATGAAAATGGACATTTCTGAACCCTCAAAACCACTACAGCAACATTTGACAACAAAAGATCATTTTACTCAGGCAAATCAACACGATTCAAAGAATCAGTTTGTTTCTCTTAGTTCAATATGTTTTCCAGAATCTATACTTCTCAGCGATGACAGGAATATCTTATCCAATGTAGATGATATCttagcagcaacagcagcagcctgtggagTGACACCATCTGACTTTGCCAAATCAGCTTCTAATGAAGAGGAAATCCAGTCTGTTGAAAATAGTGAGGATTCTAAACCACAGTTCCGATCAATGGATGTAAGACATGTGTCTTCTGGTTTCAGTGCCTCACCTACTGTAGTTGGAAAGCCAGCAAGCATAAGTAATATTTCTCTGAATGGAGGCCAAATTACTATAAATCTTACACCAGTGTCAACAATGCAGACAAAGACTGTGAACCTTGATCAGCACCACATTGAAACATCTGATCAAAATGTACCAACAAGGATAACCTCTCCCAACCTTGGCCCTGGTCAAGACGAGCAAGAACAAGGGTCTGCTCCAGTTAAGAAACAATCTAGCATCAATCATGAATCTGAAGAAGATAATGATGCTACTGCTGATGGTACACTGAATGCAAGAGACACAGAATTTGTTTCAAGCAGTAAGAGTCTAAGTGAAGAAAGTGTTGCTTCAGAGAATGATTTTAGTATGGGTGGTGATGATGGTACAGTATCAGGTAACCAGTCAAAGGGTTTATTGCAGCCACTATCTGTGTCCCAAAGTGCAGATGGAACCATTAGAACTGAAGAGGAATGCCAAGATTTAACTCAAGGGAaccttcagaagaaaaaaagcaaaggaaaaagccaaaacaaaaatgttgcAGAAGATGACAGTGCAATTCAGAAACAGGTAAGAAGAAGTGGACAGTGTAAACGTCAAAATTCAAGAGGAAATGACTCCTGTTTGACGTATTCCTCTCCTGTTTCTGAAAGTTACGATACTTACCAGCATCAGGAAAGAATGagacaaaaaattaaagaagttGAAGAAAAACAGCCTGAAGTCAAAACAGGATTTATTGCATCTTTTTTAGACTTCCTAAAGTCTGGGCCTAGGCAACAGTTTTCAGCTCCAACTGTACGAATGCCTAACAGGACTAGGAGACCCGTTACCCAGGTAGTTCGTGCCCCTTGCCTACAGTCCTCTGCAAAGcctcagacagcagcagcagcagcacctgtaGCTGGTGAAGTTAGTGGAGAAAGTCCAACCAAAAAAGTTGATGAAGAACTTAAGAAAAATTTAGAATCAttgccttcattttcttctgatgaAGATGATTCTGTAGGGGGTAACCATGATCTTCAGAAGAGCATCTCTACTGCATTGTCAGCCCTGGATGATACATCTGacagaaagaataaatcagGTAAAATAATGACTAAAAGTGTGTATCTTGAAGGAGATTTCTGTagctgatgagaaaaaaaaaaaaaaaaagagtaattgtGGCTATCTTCAGGTAAAGGCATtgattggttttggttttagaGTTTTGTTCAAAAATTGTGTTGGCTGTGAACTAAACTAGTGCTTTTCACAATTAAGAAAATGAGTAGATAAACTTTTTCGTGCTACTGAAGCAGGACTCTTCTAATggcaaaatgttatttttgccCTGAATTGGAGTAATTTGTCTGTTCTCTCTTCTCTGGCTTAGAATGCTAAATATGATATTCATTTGCAAACCTCAACAAATTGTCATGTCAGAGGTTTAAAatcttagttttaaaaaattctagTGAGAGAACATATTAATAATTGCCAACAAGCAGAGGTTATGTCCTTCCTACGTAGAGTTTAACATGATCTTTTTGTCATAATAGAGTTGCACAGGTTCTttatgaaaacagttttttcatttgtaaactGAGCACTGGTCTGGGTGTCATTGGACTTTGATTTCAGCCATATTAATCAAGATTGTTGTAGCTCCATCATGATACATTGctaaaaaaaggacaaaatctGTGAAGGGTTATTTTGGTAGGCAGTGGCAAGCAGCACTGATCACACACTTCAGTTTCACTTGTGTTACATCTGTGCTGTGCATGACATTGTCAGTGTTAATAGCTTTTATCTCATGCTGCTTTGTTATGAAGTATTCACTGAACAAAGAAATATGCCAAATTTGCAACAATGTGATATAATATATCCAGAATAACTTATTTCATGGCTCAGCAATCTTACTGACTTGATTTCATTAATCTTCACATACCAGATATATGCTTTTGTATCAAATAGTTCATTTGGATCACTTTCGCTAAATATCTGTCATattatctttgtattttttcaagtgaaaaaatcAATAAGGAAAAGTAATTGTAACAAAACTGTAAAATGGTTACCTTCTCAAGTGTAAAGCCAGTTGTTTAAGTGATATTAGTAATGTTAAAGCTAATATAACTTGCTATCTTTTAGATCAGCAAGTCTGTTAAAAACTAACGTACAAAAGAGTCTAAAGTAatatctaaaaatattctaatatttttcaggtgagaaagaataataattttgaaaggtGGGCGTTTCCTTTGGCTCTGGGGCATAGAGGAGAAGAATGatgttctttctctttgttttgatCAACAGTTTTCATTGCTTATCTCTGTTAATACTAAAAATTAGGATATTGCCAAAGTTTTAATCTGGAACTTCCAGTTATATTGTTGCAAGATATAAATGATAAATGTCTAAGCTGTCATACAGCAAATATTCATTTCTTGTGCATTTATCTTTCCTTAATCCAAGTTTTAAAAAGACTTCATGTAGCAGATTGGAAACAAGATTCAGTGTTGTAAACTTTCCTATTGTATTTGCTTAGGCATACAAAGTACAGCCCTATTTCCTGCTGATCATATG from Heliangelus exortis chromosome 18, bHelExo1.hap1, whole genome shotgun sequence carries:
- the QSER1 gene encoding glutamine and serine-rich protein 1 isoform X3, which produces MHSSAATELFVTGALPTSGTFPPTSALSAYQHPNTFSSRNFATTPSLSLQDNTFSATSNGLLTTHDPLLQIKTSQGTVPTALTFERLGSSVLSTSVPPQSSTYRSAQESAPHLLQPQFSLLPSTLGGAQQVSQAYSTSVFTGSTASIDRALQRECSVIKHHQRPSSTQSVQAQMTVSQHSLHSYLTSTSGVNFQDTSRHSTLSCSPVGDVTQVSNGGPQQKTSQVTVELAQSYTSAIPSPGFPSSTAKVKNCSTKQPPRSTKTPKPQNVAPTVQTQSYAKTAQNQSSVITGQAQIYSTAQLPSLLSVSQSQNYVSSQAQNVPPVSHSQDFSSTKVEKLPSLYKTLTFSGQSQTVTSDSQTLSYSSEEQVLTSVPSENYSGQTRELASVSQSQSYSSSHSQGLSPVSQSQVSFSSQSQVLSAVSPSESYSSGQSLTLTSPSLSFNASPQIQNLPASSPNQSYISLHSSQNSQSQDSSSPQSQKFLPSVQSAPFASPAHAQTLQNNRPSSETKSYVKRKSDSNLYASSKQEEELSMQNMQALQQQATLESSTQRLTDEEINVQDASYRVSKADDRYSQSVIRSNSRLEDQVVGLTLQGTKKDERMVNSVEQLSRHIGHITNLSHDIEKTADLMQTTQVTVSAKELNQQHSLMHKVHESKAQEQQGQVISTPPQVQPHALRHGHQLCLPSAQVLLESACDLQILHQSILQSGLGQVKVSPQVQRIQSPQQVTHPFLQMDGHVIQSNGGHSQQQLHTQNSEVMKMDISEPSKPLQQHLTTKDHFTQANQHDSKNQFVSLSSICFPESILLSDDRNILSNVDDILAATAAACGVTPSDFAKSASNEEEIQSVENSEDSKPQFRSMDVRHVSSGFSASPTVVGKPASISNISLNGGQITINLTPVSTMQTKTVNLDQHHIETSDQNVPTRITSPNLGPGQDEQEQGSAPVKKQSSINHESEEDNDATADGTLNARDTEFVSSSKSLSEESVASENDFSMGGDDGTVSGNQSKGLLQPLSVSQSADGTIRTEEECQDLTQGNLQKKKSKGKSQNKNVAEDDSAIQKQVRRSGQCKRQNSRGNDSCLTYSSPVSESYDTYQHQERMRQKIKEVEEKQPEVKTGFIASFLDFLKSGPRQQFSAPTVRMPNRTRRPVTQVVRAPCLQSSAKPQTAAAAAPVAGEVSGESPTKKVDEELKKNLESLPSFSSDEDDSVGGNHDLQKSISTALSALDDTSDRKNKSEAEKVAVVTAAASTAAIKQESPQTAASVVNVQEKVNPADPLKVAQQDPVTSDQLAKIQTTVAIEGCTDEENTDSGGEGMYRERDEFVVKIEDIEALKVALQTGKEPPAIWKVQKALLQKFVPEVRDGQREFAATNSYLGYFGDAKTKYKRVYVKFIENSNKKEYVRVCSKKPRSKPVQSARPTHCKPSSSNNKTPDPPTPKPTATKVSSVKPKAKQPKVKAEPPPKKRKKWKEEFSSSQSDSSPEAQSDEDELVPSAPLVTRFLNTRAMKETFKSYMELLVSIALDPDTMQALEKSNDELLLPHMRKIDGMLNDNRKRLLSKLRLDHAFKNALENFPELTVITRDSKTKSGGTSVSKIKMNGKAYNKKTLRASKSATKLAQEFTVDPEKIQLYSLYHSLHHYKYHIYLTCKEEISSVQKKSADLGQEEIVQLCMKNMKWVEDLFEKFGELLNRVQQKCS
- the QSER1 gene encoding glutamine and serine-rich protein 1 isoform X1 produces the protein MRQGGAAPTRPAWSPPSPPCAQGPSGAPAAPAPRPAPMMDRNYPTTPSFADPLAPAATQPAASWAYERGAGSLKPSLSYGGGHSSHSETDLHRQTYTASHQLPGYSATHHPAGLSGIFDTSMHSAGSNTKETSSVMNFLSAIESRTAQAVSSGSTLLPQFRAPSWQTGMHSSAATELFVTGALPTSGTFPPTSALSAYQHPNTFSSRNFATTPSLSLQDNTFSATSNGLLTTHDPLLQIKTSQGTVPTALTFERLGSSVLSTSVPPQSSTYRSAQESAPHLLQPQFSLLPSTLGGAQQVSQAYSTSVFTGSTASIDRALQRECSVIKHHQRPSSTQSVQAQMTVSQHSLHSYLTSTSGVNFQDTSRHSTLSCSPVGDVTQVSNGGPQQKTSQVTVELAQSYTSAIPSPGFPSSTAKVKNCSTKQPPRSTKTPKPQNVAPTVQTQSYAKTAQNQSSVITGQAQIYSTAQLPSLLSVSQSQNYVSSQAQNVPPVSHSQDFSSTKVEKLPSLYKTLTFSGQSQTVTSDSQTLSYSSEEQVLTSVPSENYSGQTRELASVSQSQSYSSSHSQGLSPVSQSQVSFSSQSQVLSAVSPSESYSSGQSLTLTSPSLSFNASPQIQNLPASSPNQSYISLHSSQNSQSQDSSSPQSQKFLPSVQSAPFASPAHAQTLQNNRPSSETKSYVKRKSDSNLYASSKQEEELSMQNMQALQQQATLESSTQRLTDEEINVQDASYRVSKADDRYSQSVIRSNSRLEDQVVGLTLQGTKKDERMVNSVEQLSRHIGHITNLSHDIEKTADLMQTTQVTVSAKELNQQHSLMHKVHESKAQEQQGQVISTPPQVQPHALRHGHQLCLPSAQVLLESACDLQILHQSILQSGLGQVKVSPQVQRIQSPQQVTHPFLQMDGHVIQSNGGHSQQQLHTQNSEVMKMDISEPSKPLQQHLTTKDHFTQANQHDSKNQFVSLSSICFPESILLSDDRNILSNVDDILAATAAACGVTPSDFAKSASNEEEIQSVENSEDSKPQFRSMDVRHVSSGFSASPTVVGKPASISNISLNGGQITINLTPVSTMQTKTVNLDQHHIETSDQNVPTRITSPNLGPGQDEQEQGSAPVKKQSSINHESEEDNDATADGTLNARDTEFVSSSKSLSEESVASENDFSMGGDDGTVSGNQSKGLLQPLSVSQSADGTIRTEEECQDLTQGNLQKKKSKGKSQNKNVAEDDSAIQKQVRRSGQCKRQNSRGNDSCLTYSSPVSESYDTYQHQERMRQKIKEVEEKQPEVKTGFIASFLDFLKSGPRQQFSAPTVRMPNRTRRPVTQVVRAPCLQSSAKPQTAAAAAPVAGEVSGESPTKKVDEELKKNLESLPSFSSDEDDSVGGNHDLQKSISTALSALDDTSDRKNKSEAEKVAVVTAAASTAAIKQESPQTAASVVNVQEKVNPADPLKVAQQDPVTSDQLAKIQTTVAIEGCTDEENTDSGGEGMYRERDEFVVKIEDIEALKVALQTGKEPPAIWKVQKALLQKFVPEVRDGQREFAATNSYLGYFGDAKTKYKRVYVKFIENSNKKEYVRVCSKKPRSKPVQSARPTHCKPSSSNNKTPDPPTPKPTATKVSSVKPKAKQPKVKAEPPPKKRKKWKEEFSSSQSDSSPEAQSDEDELVPSAPLVTRFLNTRAMKETFKSYMELLVSIALDPDTMQALEKSNDELLLPHMRKIDGMLNDNRKRLLSKLRLDHAFKNALENFPELTVITRDSKTKSGGTSVSKIKMNGKAYNKKTLRASKSATKLAQEFTVDPEKIQLYSLYHSLHHYKYHIYLTCKEEISSVQKKSADLGQEEIVQLCMKNMKWVEDLFEKFGELLNRVQQKCS
- the QSER1 gene encoding glutamine and serine-rich protein 1 isoform X2, which gives rise to MRQGGAAPTRPAWSPPSPPCAQGPSGAPAAPAPRPAPMMDRNYPTTPSFADPLAPAATQPAASWAYERGAGSLKPSLSYGGGHSSHSETDLHRQTYTASHQLPGYSATHHPAGLSGIFDTSMHSAGSNTKETSSVMNFLSAIESRTAQAVSSGSTLLPQFRAPSWQTGMHSSAATELFVTGALPTSGTFPPTSALSAYQHPNTFSSRNFATTPSLSLQDNTFSATSNGLLTTHDPLLQIKTSQGTVPTALTFERLGSSVLSTSVPPQSSTYRSAQESAPHLLQPQFSLLPSTLGGAQQVSQAYSTSVFTGSTASIDRALQRECSVIKHHQRPSSTQSVQAQMTVSQHSLHSYLTSTSGVNFQDTSRHSTLSCSPVGDVTQVSNGGPQQKTSQVTVELAQSYTSAIPSPGFPSSTAKVKNCSTKQPPRSTKTPKPQNVAPTVQTQSYAKTAQNQSSVITGQAQIYSTAQLPSLLSVSQSQNYVSSQAQNVPPVSHSQDFSSTKVEKLPSLYKTLTFSGQSQTVTSDSQTLSYSSEEQVLTSVPSENYSGQTRELASVSQSQSYSSSHSQGLSPVSQSQVSFSSQSQVLSAVSPSESYSSGQSLTLTSPSLSFNASPQIQNLPASSPNQSYISLHSSQNSQSQDSSSPQSQKFLPSVQSAPFASPAHAQTLQNNRPSSETKSYVKRKSDSNLYASSKQEEELSMQNMQALQQQATLESSTQRLTDEEINVQDASYRVSKADDRYSQSVIRSNSRLEDQVVGLTLQGTKKDERMVNSVEQLSRHIGHITNLSHDIEKTADLMQTTQVTVSAKELNQQHSLMHKVHESKAQEQQGQVISTPPQVQPHALRHGHQLCLPSAQVLLESACDLQILHQSILQSGLGQVKVSPQVQRIQSPQQVTHPFLQMDGHVIQSNGGHSQQQLHTQNSEVMKMDISEPSKPLQQHLTTKDHFTQANQHDSKNQFVSLSSICFPESILLSDDRNILSNVDDILAATAAACGVTPSDFAKSASNEEEIQSVENSEDSKPQFRSMDVRHVSSGFSASPTVVGKPASISNISLNGGQITINLTPVSTMQTKTVNLDQHHIETSDQNVPTRITSPNLGPGQDEQEQGSAPVKKQSSINHESEEDNDATADGTLNARDTEFVSSSKSLSEESVASENDFSMGGDDGTVSGNQSKGLLQPLSVSQSADGTIRTEEECQDLTQGNLQKKKSKGKSQNKNVAEDDSAIQKQVRRSGQCKRQNSRGNDSCLTYSSPVSESYDTYQHQERMRQKIKEVEEKQPEVKTGFIASFLDFLKSGPRQQFSAPTVRMPNRTRRPVTQVVRAPCLQSSAKPQTAAAAAPVAGEVSGESPTKKVDEELKKNLESLPSFSSDEDDSVGGNHDLQKSISTALSALDDTSDRKNKSAEKVAVVTAAASTAAIKQESPQTAASVVNVQEKVNPADPLKVAQQDPVTSDQLAKIQTTVAIEGCTDEENTDSGGEGMYRERDEFVVKIEDIEALKVALQTGKEPPAIWKVQKALLQKFVPEVRDGQREFAATNSYLGYFGDAKTKYKRVYVKFIENSNKKEYVRVCSKKPRSKPVQSARPTHCKPSSSNNKTPDPPTPKPTATKVSSVKPKAKQPKVKAEPPPKKRKKWKEEFSSSQSDSSPEAQSDEDELVPSAPLVTRFLNTRAMKETFKSYMELLVSIALDPDTMQALEKSNDELLLPHMRKIDGMLNDNRKRLLSKLRLDHAFKNALENFPELTVITRDSKTKSGGTSVSKIKMNGKAYNKKTLRASKSATKLAQEFTVDPEKIQLYSLYHSLHHYKYHIYLTCKEEISSVQKKSADLGQEEIVQLCMKNMKWVEDLFEKFGELLNRVQQKCS